In Eubalaena glacialis isolate mEubGla1 chromosome 4, mEubGla1.1.hap2.+ XY, whole genome shotgun sequence, the genomic window AGAAAAAGCTTCCGGTTCactgtttttttccattaaaacctcatgcaaggggcttccctggtggcacagtgcttaagaatccacctgccaacgcaggggacatgtgttcaagccccggtccgggaagatcccacatgcctcagagcagctaagcccatgcaccacaactactgagtctgcactctagagcccgcgagccacaactactgaagcccgcacacctagagcctcgtgctctgcaacaggagaaaccaccgcaacgagaagcccgcacatcacaacgaagagtagcccccacttgccacaactagagaaagcccgcgtgcagcaacgaagacccaacacagccaaaaattaaataaataaatttatttaaaaaaacctcatgcAAATGTGACCCTGTGTTTCATGGAGTGCTATGTGATAGATATGGTGGGTATTAAAGGAGATGAATTTTTCTTACGAGGAGTTGATGATCtggaaatatttctttcatttggaGTTCACATTTCTCCAGTGTGCTCTAGATCCTACTGTTAGAGAATGATAAGACTTAAGTGATCATAGTAAAAATGATTTCCATGTGTTCATGATGCTGTTAAATTTGTGAAGAAGTGGTTATATAGAGAATAAGGATTTTAATGATCAAGtcatagaataaatattttaataacagcATCATATGTGAACTTCTTGTGAATGGACTACAGATTCCCAGTACTGTCCATCTCACCCATCTTCCTGTACACATATTTGTGATGTTTTAGGACCCAGTGGCCTTTGAGGATGTGGCTGTGAACTTTACCTTGGAGGAGTGGGCTCTGCTCGGGCCTTCACAGAAGAAACTCTACAGAGATGTGATGCGGGAAACCTTGAGGAACCTGGCGTCAGTAGGTAAGGATGATGACATTCCTTCACTTAATCAGAGAACAAGTGTTTCCTGCCCATCAGTGTTGTTCTAAGATGTGGAATGGGGAAAGGGAATACTTTGGTAAGTAGATCGTAGTTTGAGGTCATCATAGACCtgtgaaataataattttcttataatttacTGATCTTTTTGGTTCTGCATTTCAGGGGAAAAATGGGAAGACCATAACACTGAAGATCAGTACAAAAACCAGGGAAGAAATCTGAGGTGAGTTGCACTCACAGTTGAAAGCAGTGTCCCACAAGAGAATCTTAtgtcatgaaatttaaaaacaagtagACACAAAAGGGCCCAGCTTCAAATTTATTGATTCTCAGaaaatttttaccaaaaaatgttttcttaagtgTGTCATGGATGTTCATTCTTTCCCAAATAGTTTACTTTGAAACATATTCAGAGACTGCATATATGAATATCACTATGATAATAGCAGTGGTTGACCTTTCTTGCAGAGCATTCAGTATATTCACTTTCAAACAATTTACATGGTGCAGAAAAACCTAACACTTTcctaataaatgataaaaatgtaatacaaatatttactataaaatCATTAACAAAGAAATCATTAACAgtgtgtttctaattttttttttaacagaagtcATACATTACGGAGACGCTGTGAAAGTGAAGAAGGTAGTCAATGTGGTGAAAACATCAGCCTTATTCCAAATCTTAATCTGAACAAGAAAAATTCTACTGCAGTAAAACCATGGGAGTGCAGCGTGTGTGGAAAAGTCTTCATGAGTCGTTCATCCTTTAATAGGCACGTTAGATCTCACACTGCACCCAAACCATCCAGGTATCAGGAATATGGAAAGAAGCCTTATAAATGTAAGgtatgtgggaaagccttcagttATCTCCAGCCTTTTCAAAAACATGAAAGTAATCATGGTATAGAGAAATCCtataaatgtaaggaatgtgggaaatcctttagATATCGCCAATCTGTTCGAAAACATGAACggactcacactggagagaaaccctatcaaTGTAAacaatgtgggaaagcctttcgATATCATCAAACCtttcaaacacatgaaagaactcacacaggggagaaaccctatgaatgtaagcaATGTGGTAAAGCCCTCAGTTGTCCAAGTTCCTTTCGAAGTCATGAAAGGACTCAtactggagaaaaaccctatgaatgtaaaaaGTGTAGTAAAGCCTTCAGTTGTCCCAGTTCTCTTCGAAAACATGAGAGAACTCATACGGGAGAGAAACCTTACGactgtaaggaatgtgggaaagccttcatttctcttggaagcTTTCAAAGACACATGATAACACATACTGGAGTTGGACCTtataaatgtaaggaatgtggaaaaGCATTCAACTGTCCCAGTTCATATAGAATACATGAACGATctcacactggagaaaaaccctatgaatgtaaacaATGTGGTAGAGCCTTCAGTTGTTCCAGTTCCTTTCGAACACATGAaagaactcacactggagagaaaccttatcaatgtaaggaatgtggaaaagccttccATTGGCTCACCACTTTTCAAGTCCATGTGAGAACTCACACTGGCGAAAAACCCTATATATGTAAGCAGTGTGGTAAAGCCCTCAGTTGTCCCACTTCATTTCGAAGACATGAACGGACTCACACTgcagagaaaccctatgaatgtaagcaatgtgggaaaaccttcagTTCTCCTCTAGGTTTGCAAATACATGAaagaactcacactggagagaaaccctataaatgtGAGAAATGTGGGAAAGCATTTGTTTCTCTCACAAGCTTTCGAAGACACATGATGACGCACACTGGAGATGGACCTtataaatgtaaggaatgtgggaaagcatTTAATTGTCCCAGTTCATTTCGAATACATGAAAGAacccacacaggagagaaaccctatgaatgtaaaatATGTGGTAAAGCCTTCAGTTGTTCCAGTTATGTTCAAGTACATGAAAGaactcatactggagagaaaccctatgaatgtaaggaatgtgggaaagccttcatttACCGCACAACCTTTCGAGGTCACATGAGAGTGCACACTGGTGAGAAACCGTATAAATGTAAAgactgtgggaaagcctttagtcGACCCAGTTCATACAGAAGCCATGAaagaattcacactggagagaaacttCTTGAATGTAAGCATTGTGGGAAAGCCTTTAATTGGCCCACATCCTTACATAAACATGTCATGAGAATGCACACTGGATAAATTATAACTGATAAATACAAGAGAGTTTCCTATCAacaaatattgggctggccaaaaagttcattcgggtttttccataacatcttatggaagaatgaactttctggccaacccaatacattcaGTCATGTGAAAACTCTACTGGAGAGAAATGCTATAACATGGAGAAAAATGTTATAACATGTAAATAATATGGGAAAGCCTGATGTAGATTAATTCACATATAATGctccagaaaaatgaaataaatgttttaaaagtttaaaatatatcatctttATCAGTGGCTTATTCTGAAACTCAAGTCTCTAATTATGGATTCTACTTGTTAATTTTTCAAATGAACACTGAGTTGAAACAATTCTGTAAATAAGTACTCTTTAAGCAATAGTACATAAGCTTAGTAGGTAGTATTTTTCCTTAAATCAATTTATAGAatttttgtctttccattttgaaaTCTGTTGGATCCATGGGTGAACTGGAATATAATtgtaatgtgccaatattatatAATGTgccaaaatatataatttctaagTTGTCCTGTAAGTAAAGGGGGCATAGAATAATGACACTCTGGTAGTTATTGGGATTTTCCTATTGGCTTCATGTGGCAGGTACTGGATATTTCTTACCCATTGTAAATATGCCTCTTTTATTagaaaagcttttttcttttgtcagaaGAGCCTTCTTCCATTTTCCTTGCTAATTAATAGTCGGCATAAATTTGTAAGTATGTGAAGTTTATCACAGAGTATAATCTCATTTGACTTAGTATTTACATCTTTTCTCTTTACTCTTTGTCATTCCATCTGACTGTGATTTGGGTAAGAGACTTTAAGAGACCCATGTTGACATCAACTGCATACTTAAAGCAACCTTACATTGTTTGCAAGTGCTGTTATTTTAGATTTAAATTCGTAGCTACAGTATCTTTGCACTGAAGCAACATTTTTCCCCCACCAATGCATTAAAAAATCCTCCTACATTATTCTGATGTCACCAGTTAGGATCTCTTTTACCCATAATGCAATTAGAATAATTATATCACTGAAGTCAAGTAGTGGTATTACCATCCCTTCATtcatattgagcacctactatgtgcctgtgCTGTAAATACAACAGTGAACATAACTGATGTGGTTACTGCTCTCACATTGCAAGTCTGTGAGATTAAATATAAACATCACATTTCTAGCTACTTTTTAAAGTGTTATTAACATTTAAACTGATTCATTTTTGTAATAACATTGTACGTTAATGGACCAATAAGTCTTTACatttgcaaaaagaaaagagacctGTTACAGGACACTAAAATGTAGAATTGGAGATGCTCTCCTGGAATGTGTTATGTCAACATGGGTAATATGTTGTGACCTACATTTTCTAGAACCTGTTATGTTCATGGTTCCATGTTAGAATTCACCACTAGCCTCCCTTGCATGACACTTGGAAGGCAAAGTGAAGAAGGCCTTAGTTCTTGAGCCACACAGGAGTTTCACATATACCTGGTTCTAGCCCATTTTCCTGATTCTTTGCCCTGCCAGTCCAAAGTAGCCTCATTACCACCAGCTACATGACTTCCATTTTCTCAGACCTGTTGGTTTCCACAGATGCCTCCACAAGTTCCACAGCAAAGATCCCTCACAGTTTGGATTTTCCTGCAAGTCCTCATGTGTCCACCAGGCAACAAATTTAGACTGCTGTGGTTGAGAACGTTTTGTGAAGCAGTGACTCACCTCTTCTCTATATTGTATTTGTATAAGGTCTAATTTGTGTAGTAAACACATTGTTCTGTTGATATTGCTAGTGACTGTGTGTTCCTGATTCCACTACAGCAGCTACAGTGGTGCAGTCAGAAGAAACCACGTGGTCCTGTAGTGAGTTCCTCTACTGCACTGTGCAGTGACTTCTGTTGTGGCCCAATCCTTCCATGTGAGAATTAGCACCTTCCTCTTATCGGATAGATTGTGGATATTTCCAATTACTCACAATTGAACATAATTCCTCAGTACATTTTCAGTTATGACTGATTGTATGTGATTGAAAacaatgttcttttttttgtcaaatgcttctatAGGTTTTTCTTAGAAATGTTTTATTAACTCTTTCAAAAAAACTTGTATACTAACAAATATTAATCTTTTCCATTTCCTAATAGGATATATTGAAACATCCCATTGCAATTGTGGATTTTTAGATcaactttgtggtttttttcaaGATAATCATTATACATTTTGATTCAGTATTACCATGTATATTCTTCCtcaggcaaattttttttttcatagttacaatttttgtCATGAAACTGATTTCTCATTTGTTCTTAATTAAAAACTTCAATCATGGTTTTGTTAGTGCCTTCTTGCCAAAAACTGCCAGGTTCACACTTGTATTCAAATagaggggtgtgggggagggataaattgggagacgggttgacgtatacacactactgtatataaaatagataactaatgagaacctactgtatagcacagggaactctattcagtactctgtaatggcctatatgggaaaagaatctaaagagtAAATGTATGTATAACTCactcacttcgctgtacacctaaaactgacacaacattgtacataactatactccaataaaaattttttttgaaaaatggatcagaaaaagcaatgtaaaaacaacaacaacaaatagagGGGCATAATGAATCATCATAATAAGGATGAACACAAACCATAAATGATAATGGGTCATATCAGTAAGAGACTGTCCAAAAGGTCTTCTTACAGGATTTGGACTTGTGTTAGGTATTACCTCCTTTTCCAATCAACTGAGGCTTTATGAGTTTAGGTAGATTGTTGAGAACACAAACCTGCCAAGGGACAAAGACAGGTTACTATTCCAAGCAAGGCTTTGTTGCTCAGAAGCTACTCTTGATGCTAATTTTTCAGCATCCCTCTTCTACTAGGCACTGTAGACTCAAATCATACACAATTTAGCATAAATAGGGCTAAATAAATAGCTATTTAGCATAAATAGCACTCTGGATATATAGGTGTGAAACAAGTTCTTCAAGTCCTGGCTCTTTCTTACATTTTTGTGGGAAGAGGTGATTAATAAATAGCACAATCTGGTTTTATAAGATGGAAATAAGAGCTTTGAAGAAAGTAAACAATGCTATGAGGTAATAGGGAGACTGGAATTGTGTGTCTGTGGCGGGTCAGGGCCTCATGAGTGAGGATGTCATCACTGATCATTTTTTATTTACACCATCTTGCATCTTAAACACTATTTGAGGAACTGCTTGGGTGCAGATGTAAAAAGTGGGAAGCAATACAGACAttcctgcattcctgggattaaCCATAATGGTTTCCCATAAAGATGTAGACATGGTTCATCTTCATCTTTGCCACAGTTGAAAGTTTTATTGCATGTAATAGTAATCATGAGTTTGGACATGGATTATCCAAGACTTGAGACTCTCC contains:
- the LOC133091248 gene encoding zinc finger protein 791-like isoform X3 encodes the protein MDPVAFEDVAVNFTLEEWALLGPSQKKLYRDVMRETLRNLASVGEKWEDHNTEDQYKNQGRNLRSHTLRRRCESEEGSQCGENISLIPNLNLNKKNSTAVKPWECSVCGKVFMSRSSFNRHVRSHTAPKPSRYQEYGKKPYKCKVCGKAFSYLQPFQKHESNHGIEKSYKCKECGKSFRYRQSVRKHERTHTGEKPYQCKQCGKAFRYHQTFQTHERTHTGEKPYECKQCGKALSCPSSFRSHERTHTGEKPYECKKCSKAFSCPSSLRKHERTHTGEKPYDCKECGKAFISLGSFQRHMITHTGVGPYKCKECGKAFNCPSSYRIHERSHTGEKPYECKQCGRAFSCSSSFRTHERTHTGEKPYQCKECGKAFHWLTTFQVHVRTHTGEKPYICKQCGKALSCPTSFRRHERTHTAEKPYECKQCGKTFSSPLGLQIHERTHTGEKPYKCEKCGKAFVSLTSFRRHMMTHTGDGPYKCKECGKAFNCPSSFRIHERTHTGEKPYECKICGKAFSCSSYVQVHERTHTGEKPYECKECGKAFIYRTTFRGHMRVHTGEKPYKCKDCGKAFSRPSSYRSHERIHTGEKLLECKHCGKAFNWPTSLHKHVMRMHTG
- the LOC133091248 gene encoding zinc finger protein 791-like isoform X1; the encoded protein is MCCRGRGSLWEDAGGAQSREMDPVAFEDVAVNFTLEEWALLGPSQKKLYRDVMRETLRNLASVGEKWEDHNTEDQYKNQGRNLRSHTLRRRCESEEGSQCGENISLIPNLNLNKKNSTAVKPWECSVCGKVFMSRSSFNRHVRSHTAPKPSRYQEYGKKPYKCKVCGKAFSYLQPFQKHESNHGIEKSYKCKECGKSFRYRQSVRKHERTHTGEKPYQCKQCGKAFRYHQTFQTHERTHTGEKPYECKQCGKALSCPSSFRSHERTHTGEKPYECKKCSKAFSCPSSLRKHERTHTGEKPYDCKECGKAFISLGSFQRHMITHTGVGPYKCKECGKAFNCPSSYRIHERSHTGEKPYECKQCGRAFSCSSSFRTHERTHTGEKPYQCKECGKAFHWLTTFQVHVRTHTGEKPYICKQCGKALSCPTSFRRHERTHTAEKPYECKQCGKTFSSPLGLQIHERTHTGEKPYKCEKCGKAFVSLTSFRRHMMTHTGDGPYKCKECGKAFNCPSSFRIHERTHTGEKPYECKICGKAFSCSSYVQVHERTHTGEKPYECKECGKAFIYRTTFRGHMRVHTGEKPYKCKDCGKAFSRPSSYRSHERIHTGEKLLECKHCGKAFNWPTSLHKHVMRMHTG
- the LOC133091248 gene encoding zinc finger protein 791-like isoform X4 produces the protein MRETLRNLASVGEKWEDHNTEDQYKNQGRNLRSHTLRRRCESEEGSQCGENISLIPNLNLNKKNSTAVKPWECSVCGKVFMSRSSFNRHVRSHTAPKPSRYQEYGKKPYKCKVCGKAFSYLQPFQKHESNHGIEKSYKCKECGKSFRYRQSVRKHERTHTGEKPYQCKQCGKAFRYHQTFQTHERTHTGEKPYECKQCGKALSCPSSFRSHERTHTGEKPYECKKCSKAFSCPSSLRKHERTHTGEKPYDCKECGKAFISLGSFQRHMITHTGVGPYKCKECGKAFNCPSSYRIHERSHTGEKPYECKQCGRAFSCSSSFRTHERTHTGEKPYQCKECGKAFHWLTTFQVHVRTHTGEKPYICKQCGKALSCPTSFRRHERTHTAEKPYECKQCGKTFSSPLGLQIHERTHTGEKPYKCEKCGKAFVSLTSFRRHMMTHTGDGPYKCKECGKAFNCPSSFRIHERTHTGEKPYECKICGKAFSCSSYVQVHERTHTGEKPYECKECGKAFIYRTTFRGHMRVHTGEKPYKCKDCGKAFSRPSSYRSHERIHTGEKLLECKHCGKAFNWPTSLHKHVMRMHTG
- the LOC133091248 gene encoding zinc finger protein 791-like isoform X2; this encodes MCLRFQDPVAFEDVAVNFTLEEWALLGPSQKKLYRDVMRETLRNLASVGEKWEDHNTEDQYKNQGRNLRSHTLRRRCESEEGSQCGENISLIPNLNLNKKNSTAVKPWECSVCGKVFMSRSSFNRHVRSHTAPKPSRYQEYGKKPYKCKVCGKAFSYLQPFQKHESNHGIEKSYKCKECGKSFRYRQSVRKHERTHTGEKPYQCKQCGKAFRYHQTFQTHERTHTGEKPYECKQCGKALSCPSSFRSHERTHTGEKPYECKKCSKAFSCPSSLRKHERTHTGEKPYDCKECGKAFISLGSFQRHMITHTGVGPYKCKECGKAFNCPSSYRIHERSHTGEKPYECKQCGRAFSCSSSFRTHERTHTGEKPYQCKECGKAFHWLTTFQVHVRTHTGEKPYICKQCGKALSCPTSFRRHERTHTAEKPYECKQCGKTFSSPLGLQIHERTHTGEKPYKCEKCGKAFVSLTSFRRHMMTHTGDGPYKCKECGKAFNCPSSFRIHERTHTGEKPYECKICGKAFSCSSYVQVHERTHTGEKPYECKECGKAFIYRTTFRGHMRVHTGEKPYKCKDCGKAFSRPSSYRSHERIHTGEKLLECKHCGKAFNWPTSLHKHVMRMHTG